In Bufo gargarizans isolate SCDJY-AF-19 chromosome 5, ASM1485885v1, whole genome shotgun sequence, the following are encoded in one genomic region:
- the LOC122939357 gene encoding uncharacterized protein LOC122939357 yields MSVRKNSVASVAPSEAPQVDQGSPAQDRRSEVIHPDDHEVALQRSISNAIITAMGSMSSALTQSISQALMARPATTTQVLVPPPGPPPIVSRTPQIDGPSPSQDNALQSRKRACTRQAEKTRAWKTARSLPEPRSDSDRESEEETHDNVYELTDEVEDDLADIAVDPVRNLDPEAPLLQQGSAEDLLLDPSGEPLFNPEELHHPRSAEWMPATHVAQYMEARIRNPLSKESRNKLRAECPRPLIPHKVCETPSVDPKMVQFLAKTGFNPRKGLDAALKAVQDKLLDITGPLAKIFDLAESAIAAGSQVDPIELRGWAQRAICVAGNTNTSLAIERRKAILIKIEPKLSNLALTEAGKDAQGLLFGDSFIKELGKYVGAFTALDKAQTSMRRVFQGRFSNRAGSARGRLSGRSNFHARGSGRGSFNYRASLQDQRHQPSFFPSRGAPFRSRGFRGNPGSRRPFGKLCSSSPSFFRPFSRGQTPILFSCVVRHNLRPMGPFYCAGVHNRSDCRSELHPSPPYGTTVLCGTVPISEGIVGSSAERRDRTRTGESWGCHQQYFPGAKEQFCTIPTFQDGGHPSFEGSAPSRRLVGQDRSPRRLSHGPSVPLFKRPAAVPVERSGLALHLPSVRPVLRPLVLYQDHAPSGGLASQQRCSSDRLPGRYLDHGPITGSLVETPPLDGDARFRLGVHCQPGEILFDPLQIHRVLGFPGELGRIIPQSSTLESQGYPQGVEACSTPTSDVVAAFGKDNRTSGLLNTGHFPSPPPLSCVAAPQNCSPSVGGLLRRFGLIRCRDDGRDEMVDPQPVSVEWQSDRGSPTGSDHRIRCEPARMGSTLQWCVHGRSMVSRRIPSSHQRPGTPSRVVCHSQFCQWCGQLSHQAPHGQYICGQVRQLYGWHTVGGSDPFGEGFLGILSRQEHLCGGRVPSRPSQHSGGLEFSLHIGLQRLEVRRDGFFCYFFSVGSLCSRPLRFPFEYPTAQVFQLEAGSLGGGSGRSASTLGRSVDVRIPSLRAHSTSAPSGSSAVGEPGSDCSVLEEPSPGSLRSWNF; encoded by the exons ATGTCTGTCAGAAAGAATTCCGTTGCCTCTGTGGCCCCTAGTGAAGCCCCCCAAGTAGATCAGGGTTCCCCTGCGCAGGATAGGAGGTCCGAGGTGATCCACCCGGACGACCATGAGGTGGCACTGCAAAGATCCATATCTAATGCCATTATAACCGCCATGGGTTCGATGTCATCTGCATTGACCCAGTCTATATCTCAGGCCCTTATGGCGCGCCCTGCTACTACTACCCAGGTTTTGGTCCCACCTCCAGGACCACCTCCTATTGTCTCCAGAACACCTCAGATTGATGGGCCATCCCCATCCCAAGACAACGCGCTTCAGTCGCGTAAACGAGCTTgtacccgccaggcagaaaaaacgcgggcatggaagactgccaggtctctacctgagcctaggtcagactctgatagggagtcagaggaggagactCATGACAACGTCTATGAATTGACGGATGAGGTGGAGGACGATTTGGCGGATATTGCTGTGGATCCGGTTCGTAATCTAGACCCGGAAGCCCCGTTACTACAACAGGGATCAGCAGAGGATCTCTTATTGGATCCGTCTGGGGAACCGCTGTTTAACCCCGAGGAGCTGCATCATCCCCGCTCCGCGGAATGGATGCCCGCCACACATGTGGCGCAGTATATGGAGGCTCGCATACGCAATCCGCTTAGTAAGGAATCGCGTAATAAGTTGCGGGCGGAGTGCCCTCGTCCTTTAATACCACACAAAGTGTGCGAGACGCCATCAGTGGATCCAAAGATGGTCCAGTTTCTGGCGAAGACGGGGTTTAACCCCCGTAAAGGGCTAGACGCGGCCTTGAAGGCTGTCCAAGACAAGCTACTGGACATTACAGGTCCTTTAGCAAAGATTTTCGATTTGGCTGAGTCCGCTATCGCGGCAGGTAGCCAGGTAGACCCTATAGAATTGAGAGGTTGGGCCCAGCGAGCCATATGCGTAGCGGGTAATACCAATACCTCGCTCGCCATTGAAAGGCGGAAGGCAATACTAATTAAGATCGAGCCAAAGCTCTCGAACTTAGCATTGACTGAAGCGGGCAAGGACGCCCAGGGGTTGCTCTTTGGCGACTCTTTTATTAAAGAGCTAGGGAAATATGTAGGAGCTTTTACGGCTCTTGATAAAGCCCAGACTTCGATGCGTCGAGTCTTTCAAGGGCGTTTTTCCAACAGGGCCGGCAGTGctaggggccgactgtccggccgttccaactTTCATGCCAGAGGTTCCGGCAGAGGCTCCTTTAATTATAGAGCATCCCTCCAGGATCAGAGACATCAGCCGTCCTTTTTTCCCTCACGAGGCGCTCCCTTCAGGTCACGAGGTTTCCGAGGGAATCCAGGCTCCCGTCGACCATTCGGTAAGTTATGTTCTTCGTCCCCCTCCTTTTTTAGACCATttagtcgggggcagactccgattcttttctcatgtgtggtcaggcataacctcagaccaatgggtcctttctactgtgcaggggttcacaaTAGATCTGATTGCCGATCCGAGCTCCATCCCAGCCCCCCCTACGGTACCACTGTCCTATGCGGCACGGTCCCAATTTCAGAGGGAATTGtcggatcttctgcagaaaggcgCGATCGAACGCGCACCGGAGAATCGTGGGGGTGTCATCAGCAGTATTTTCCTGGTGCAAAA GAACAATTTTGTACAATaccgacatttcaagatggagggcatccatcttttgagggatctGCTCCTTCCAGGCGATTGGTTGGCCAAGATAGATCTCCAAGACGCCTATCTCACGGTCCCAGTGTCCCCCTCTTCAAGAGACCTGCTGCGGTTCCTGTGGAACGGTCAGGCCTGGCGCTTCACCTGCCTTCCGTTCGGCCTGtcctccgccccctggtgctttaccaagatcatgcgcccagtggtggcttggcttcgcagcagaggtgttcGTCTGATCGTCTACCTGGACGATATCTTGATCATGGCCCAATCACGGGCTCTCTTGTTGAGACACCTCCACTTGACGGTGACGCTCGTTTCCGACTTGGGGTTCATTGTCAACCAGGAGAAATCCTGTTTGACCCCCTCCAGATCCATAGAGTTCTTGGGTTTCCAGGTGAACTCGGAAGAATTATCCCTCAGTCTTCCACTCTCGAAAGTCAAGgctatccgcaaggagttgaagCATGCTCTACGCCTACCTCAGATGTCGTTGCGGCATTTGGCAAGGATAATCGGACTTCTGGCCTCCTCAATACAGGCCATTTTCCCAGCCCCCCTCCATTATCGTGCGTTGCAGCGCCTCAAAATTGCTCACCTTCGGTCGGGGGCCTCTTACGCAGATTTGGTCTCATTAGATGCCGAGACGACGGACGAGATGagatggtggatccacaacctgtcaGTGTGGAATGGCAGAGCGATCGTGGGTCCCCAACCGGATCTGATCATAGAATCCGATGCGAGCCTGCACGGATGGGGAGCACATTGCAGTGGTGTGTCCACGGGCGGTCCATGGTCTCCAGAAGAATCCCATCTTCACATCAACGCCCTGGAACTCCTAGCAGGGTCGTTTGCCATTCGCAGTTTTGCCAATGGTGTGGTCAGCTCAGCCATCAGGCTCCGCATGGACAATATATCTGCGGTCAGGTACGTCAATTGTATGGGTGGCACACGGTcggtggttctgacccatttggcgaaggatttttgggaATTCTGTCTCGACAGGAACATCTCTGTGGTGGCCGAGTACCTTCCAGGCCTTCACAACACTCTGGCGGACTGGAGTTCTCGCTACATATCggactccagcgactggaagttagACGAGACGGTTTTTTCTGCTATTTCTTCTCTGTGGGGTCCCTTTGCAGTCGACCTCTTCGCTTCCCGTTTGAATACCCAACTGCCCAGGTTTTTCAGCTGGAGGCCGGATCCCTTGGCGGAGGCAGTGGACGCTCTGCTTCAACATTGGGGAGGAGCGTTGATGTACGCATTCCCTCCCTTCGCGCTCATTCCACGAGTGCTCCTTCAGGTTCGTCAGCAGTTGGCGAACCTGGTTCTGATTGTTCCGTTTTGGAGGAACCCAGTCCTGGTTCCCTCAGATCCTGGAACTTCTAG